acagtgatggatgtgcggaggacagactggattattgtagtgtagaactgaatcagcagttcctgaagcaggttgaacttcctgagctggtggagaaagtacatcctctcctgggcctttttgatgattgtgtctatgttggatgcccacctgagGTCCTGGgatattgtggaacccagaaatctgtaggttttcaccacagacaccatgctgttgagtatgatgggggggggggcagtattggtgggctcctcctgaagtccactgtcatctccagtgttttgagcatgttcagctccaggttgttatggccgcaccagagggccagctggtcaacctccatcaaaatgcagactcgtcaccatccccgaTAAGGCCAATCAGTGATAGTTGTTttgtccacaaacttcaggagtttaacagacgggtcacctgaggtgcagtcatttgtgtagaggggagagcacacatccctggggggcaccagtgctgactgtctgggtgctggatgggaTTTTCAACGTGATTTTAATCTGGGAGCTAAGTGCCTTGTTGAATAGCACCTACTCTTTAATGAGGGGAGGGAGTGTGAGACATTAATTTCTTGGTCCGACTTTACTTGTCTCAGGATTTGAACCAACAACTTTCCAGTCACAGATGCTTCtctcagagctgctctgctctagTATCGTCAAGCCAGACTAAGTCCTTCTGAGTTTAGCATTCCCTATGCAATATATTAGAAAACATCAGACGAGAATCTGTTGAGCCAATGGGGGCGATTTAGACGACGACAGAGCGTACTGTATTTTGAAAAAGACAACAATGGCACCACTGAGAGAGGTCAGCATCCATGCTGCTATAGTGGGTTTTACCAGACACGGCAAGAATCTCGTACAGACCTAATAACTATACAGACTGACATGCTAGTGGTAGCGCTGTTTACTAGCAAACCAGCTTGTCTGGAAGTAAGGCGTTCTAGTTCTACGTCATGGGGTTTAAAGTTTTGACTAATTAAAGGCTGGTCCAATCACCTACTAGTAGTAAGTCTCTGCCCACTGACGATGCCTCTAACACGTATGAATACCTACTGAGCCTTGAAACACAATGAGCAAGGTGAAGTTCGTGGGCTGGTTTTGTGAGGCTAGCTCTGCTCAGCACACTATCAAACTAAAGCTTCACTCCCCGGTGATGTTTAGTCTCATTGATGAGACCAACATATACCACCACCAGGACCAGTTCTAGgcatggtgccccccccccccaatcctctGCCTTGTGTCCCCCTTCATTCCAAACTGCAAAAATAAAAGTGTTTTATTTTTTCCTTGTCGATTCAGCCGATCATAACAATGCCACAATGTTTTGCTAATACCCGATTGGTTGGTTTGGCCATATAAAATATGGCGACGCAGCAACAGAGCGGTGTCACTTCTGTCTTCAGTGGTTGCTGTCACTTGGTTACTTGTTTAACTTTGAAAGGAAAATGATGAGCCATTTACAGTATAACTTCTCACGTAAACAGAAAATAGCCCTGCTAGACTGGATGAAGGCAGGTAGCTAATCTTTAATATACCAGTCCATGTAAGAAAAGATAATTGGATATAATTGGGTATAAATAAAATTGTCCTCCTGAAACAGGGGGAATGGAGGTGGGCTTAAAATTAAAGAAATTGTAGGCTTATGCACCAACTACAATGGCTTCAGCTTCAGATAAGAACATAAAACAGCGCATGTTGTAGCTTACAGTCCTGAAGGACACTCATCTTAACACTAGTTGTTGGTGGCCAACCAACACCTCTTACTGCCCTCCCAATCAAAGCAGTGTAGAACCGGGCCTGACCTCCTCTAACCTGGCACCCCTGCTGAGGCTGAACGTGCCTCCGTCTGACATTATCATATTCACATTGACAACGCTGGTTTTATTCAGACTGGTGTTACCTCTAGGTAGGGGATAAGTCTACAGGAGAACTCCCCGAGCAGCCAGTCCTTGGTCAGCTGATGGAAGGTCACCAGAGGCAAACAGAAGAAGATGACCACAAAATCCCACAGGGCAAGGTTGGCCAGCAGGGAGTTGGAGATACTCCTCATGTAGTAGTTGTGACAGACGATGCACATGACTGCCACGGTCCCAATGACCCCAACAGTGAAAATGACGGCGGCAATGATCAGCACGGCGTAGGCCCCGTAAGACTCGGCGGTGAAGGGGTACAAAGGGTTTCTGACGTGTTTCCGTCTCGTCCGCGTGTTGACCGGTGTGCTGTCGTACAGGTCCGGCAAGGTGAACTCTTCATAAAGTTCCCCGCTTTCATTGAACGGAAGTTCCGTCACCTGTTCCCGAGCCATGGCCGCAGGGAGCTGCGCCGCTTCAGAAGACGCGCTGGGCGGCTGGGGGCGCCGTTTTACCGTCACCTCAACTTTCCCTCCTTCAACTTTCCCTCCTTCAGCTTTCCCTCCTTTAACTTTCCATCCTTCAACTTTCCCTCCTTCAACGTTCCCTCCTTCAACTTTCCCTCCTTCAACTTTCTCTTCTTTAAGTTTTGCTCCTTTCAAAAAATAGAAATCCGGAAGTGTCTCTCCATGCTTGGCATTCCGCCTCTGGCGGTTGGAGGTGCGTTCATGACGATCTGGAGCACACAGCTTCCGGTCACGATTTCCTCCAACTTGCGTTTCCATGGAAATAACTTGCGTTTCCATGGAATGAAGTTCAGCTTCAGCCGCGCGCTCCCCGTCTTCTTCATCCGTCGTCAGCCTGACGCGCGTGTCCGCTTGAATTGCGTCACTGGACGTGTTGACCGGGACGTCGGCGAGCCGGACGGCTCCGGCGGCGGCGGCTCCGGCGGCGGCGGCTCCTGGCGCCTCTCCGCCGGTGTGCGGCTCCGCGGCGCGCCAGCTGCGGGGGGCggaggcggcggcagcggcggcggcggagtCCGAGTGGCTCTTTATCTTGTCCCACAGCAGATGACTTAGCACCGCGTCACCGCAGAGGAGGACGCACAGCAGCCGGCACAGCGCGAACAGCATCGTCTCTAGACCGAAGGAGACGCACCAGACCCGGTTCCCTACAAGCCGCCGTCCCTCTGTGGCGCCGTCGACAGAGGAAACCAAGATGAACCCATTTCTAGACCACAACACGCAGCTCCGCTTAACTGCGGCACAAAACCCAAGCCAACTTCTCGCCTGGTTGTGGTGTAGAAGGTGTAGAGCTTGCCTGAGTCCGGACTGGTTTCAGGAGAGTCTCACACCATAAACCTGAACCTGGACACTGAAACAGCAGAACCAGTCTGGATGGATCCGCTTctcagcgcagaaccgccgcACAGGAAAAGTTCCTCCTGATTTTCCTCGGTGTAGTCCGGCCTGACGGAGAGCTGGAGCCCGCTCCGAGCTGCGCGCACCATgacatgtgaggaggaggaggaggaggaggaggaggagggggctcCGTCAAACTCCATACGTTGGTGCAGCGTCCTCACTGAGCGTCATGACAACAGCTCCCAGTTTTGTGGCATCCTCGCGGTTCCAGATGTTCCTCATGGAGACAGGAGAGCAGCTGGAAGGTGTGGACCGGAGCACAACACACATAATCATGATAATCATGACAACAAGTCAAgcttatacacatatacacatatacacatatatatacacatatagcgCTCTTCTGACACTCCAAGCCGCTTCACGGTGAAGACGTGCTAATAAACCACAAGCAGCTTCAGTATGCCTCCGGAGACCAGAACACAGACCAGAACAGACATTTTAAAACCTGTAAATACATATCCGGACGTTCACCAG
The window above is part of the Lampris incognitus isolate fLamInc1 chromosome 6, fLamInc1.hap2, whole genome shotgun sequence genome. Proteins encoded here:
- the gpr37a gene encoding prosaposin receptor GPR37 — its product is MLFALCRLLCVLLCGDAVLSHLLWDKIKSHSDSAAAAAAASAPRSWRAAEPHTGGEAPGAAAAGAAAAGAVRLADVPVNTSSDAIQADTRVRLTTDEEDGERAAEAELHSMETQVISMETQVGGNRDRKLCAPDRHERTSNRQRRNAKHGETLPDFYFLKGAKLKEEKVEGGKVEGGNVEGGKVEGWKVKGGKAEGGKVEGGKVEVTVKRRPQPPSASSEAAQLPAAMAREQVTELPFNESGELYEEFTLPDLYDSTPVNTRTRRKHVRNPLYPFTAESYGAYAVLIIAAVIFTVGVIGTVAVMCIVCHNYYMRSISNSLLANLALWDFVVIFFCLPLVTFHQLTKDWLLGEFSCRLIPYLEVASLGVTTFTLCALCIDRFRAATNVQMYYEMIENCCSTAAKLAVIWVGALLLALPELLIRQLVTEDENTPTVTPCERCVVRISTDLPDTLYVLGLTYNSARLWWYFGCYFCLPTLFTICSSLVTARKIRQAEKGRVRGNKKQIQLESQMNCTVVALAILYGFCIIPENICNIISVYMAASIPQHTLDILHLVSQLLLFCKSAVTPVLLFSLCRPFSRAFLNCCCCCCDECGPPRSSITATASDNENECTTTELELSPFSTICRETGPYTAVGMHC